Sequence from the Rutidosis leptorrhynchoides isolate AG116_Rl617_1_P2 chromosome 3, CSIRO_AGI_Rlap_v1, whole genome shotgun sequence genome:
cagaagtttccaatataatgaaacacaggaagcacgaagaggtatataatttcggacgagaatatttatgaaaatatcctcaaaaatatcgaagatatatatgatgatattttggaattttcaagttcgaaggttgatgaagaaaaatttttcgcaagattttaacatgacttcggagcaagatattctctaaagatttcaacggatccagaattacctggattctttgaatatagggtatgttcCTTGTATTTATccctggtctccttcgtggttagctcaatccgttttccagttccaacttttctgagcttttccaacatattattctttatcatcaaccttccgacgattaaggtcatttacggttacctacagtttctgctgcttcattcagctttttcaaagttcaatgtattgattcgtaggctgggtgcttttcaaaatttcagaattgaagatcgtaattctaggagataattgttatatgtatacatataactattgatgtagaaatgctacgagattcgaaatactgattgctgattctcggtaattggtatggaaattattgttacagggtatagatgaatacacgatggggtttcaataaatataataatttttcggaaagtccaaattcattgaagttgcgggtaagtttactgctaatatgggggaatataaacggttccccggtatcgATGATGAAAGACAAACTTATATCTCCAGGTTGTAATtaggctaatctgaatgaaagttgaagttgatttgctgaagctgtgacaaaattggctaatttggagagggattgtaaagtgattttcggtaataacacgctgATGGGTCATAGATTCGTATTAAACTTCTACTTGGATTCCGGAAGTTCTCCCAGGTAcgtgactgtggataacatgtggttggatcattatctcgattgaggtgtttttatgaatcatgaaaggtttgaacccagattgtaatcgtcaagatacaaatgaggtttaagatgaaatcaagtggcaaacttgaagaattgtttagtttcatatgttataatcagtattttaattcattttaattgtccaatattagtagtccacggttgatagtccacagttaacagtccaataattcatatatagcttaatatataatattcgaattaattaatacgtatcgtgacccatgtacatgtctcagactcgatcgcaactcaaagtatatatattattgtagaatcaacctcaaccctgtatagctaactccagcattactgcatatagagtgtctatggttattccaaataatatatatatatgagtcgatatgatatgtcaaaaccttgtatacgtgtcccgatatttaaagtgcttaaaataaataacagaaattaaatgacgataaataaaattgcgagaatttaaattgcgataaataaattgcgataaataaaatgtaatatggaattaatcagttagctaggaacatttagctaggaacagttagcgtggattcttatcaaaattcttctcataattaaattgtttgtttcaaacaagttttatttttgtccaatgttttcttcattatgccacttgttagattctgataggtcaaaatccaaatatgaaattgaatgaaaatagttattctgcggtgaacggatacgtatatctgtgggtgtaagtaggatagtaaatgactgttgaatcagattcgaagaatgtacagtgtaacttattaatgtgaaatttaaatatttctcgggtattacctacccgttaaaatattttcaccattaatcgtttgtacaaaagaatttttaattacaatctttatgaaaatatacttacatatatattctcttcatatgtaatcatggatttaatgagtcaatatgatattaaactcatttgatttaccattagaacaagaatatataatctctagaacattagagattacataatcgtcatgtcgtacgaagataaatgatgtagaacgtcatgtagaatgatgattatgctcgaggtatagattgcgatattgaggcgtggattgttgatggtactggtgctgttattgatgataatgttggtgccgatgatgttgttgaagctggtaaattttgcaccatattctctagattgattactcgagcgcgaagttcgttgacttcttctattattccgggatgattgtcgatcggaacgagcagatgaataaggtttagaattgtggatagaatataatcgtgttgagctACTCtagaatgaggctgaaaatggtgtttcggataggttcgccggtaagtacttcagattcttcaccaagaaggaactgtggtggatgaaagggatcgccttcttcttgtctccaatgattaagtaggctacgaacccaccagatgaattggggatggctgattggttgattcattctagtaacgctacctccggagcttaggtgaacgtccatgtcggaatagctgtcggattccgaagaacttgaactagtggcgagtttcatttcgtacgattgagtaaaggatttttcgataggaaataatttccggctattggatggtattctaattacatagaatatctgtatatagagcaaaagatttcgtagattacggaggaatttacgggatatgtcaggcaaagtttacagtaacagatacgctaagatatgaattagcagatacgctaagatatgaattttgtctatacactattcatgcaatcaatgcaataagatgtgtctagactaagaatgatattcAGGCAatttttccgacaaaaatgataagcaaaacttttgacatgcagacacggtcgaagtccagacccactaatgcatctaaacaactatcagttagacacactaatgcaagacctggtccgctaagaccacggctctgataccacatgtcatgacccgtccaaatccacctggacgaatacattacatttggttacatcacgaggtacttgacctctatatgatatattttacaaacattgcattcgtttttaaaagacaaacttttattacatcgaaagttaacggcatgcataccatttcataatatatccagctataattgacttaataataatcttgatgaactcaacgactcgaatgcaacgtcttttgaaatatgtcatgaatgactcaaagtaatatctctaaaatgagcaaatgcacagcggaatatttcttttatacctaagaataaacatgctttaaagtgtcaaccaaaaggttggtgagttcattagtttatcataatcaatcattttcatcattttaatagaccacaagattttcatttccatttctcataaatatacgtcccatgcatagagacaaaaatcattcatatggattgaacacctggtaaccgacattaacaagatgcatataagaatatcccctatcattccgggacatccatcggacatgataaaaacaacatcgaagtactaaagcatccggtactttggatggggtttgttaggcccaatagatctatctttaagattcacgtcaattagtagattggtttactaattcttaggctaccaagcaaaaggggcatattcggcttcgatcattcaatcatataatgtagtttcgattacttgtgtctattccttaaaacatttataaaagcgcatgtattctcagtcccaaaaatatatattgcaaaagcatttaaaagggagtaatgaaactcacaatccaatattttgtagtaaaaatattcattcgacgaaactgaacaatgcagggttgacctcggattcaagaacctatatcatttatatatatatatattaacacatataatcgtaaccaaataatttatttattaattgttattttagtaacttatatgtttcattaataactaaattatctatatttattttatatactttagataaataattagtatttattacaaaaatatcactatagttatgttatatgtaataaatatatttatcttatatatataatatttatttagtaaattaataataataatcttaatagtgataatgaaaataataactttgataataatatgttaatgtaaataaaattatataaaaatcatgttaatgaaaataataataatgatagtaataattttaattataatgttaatttttaatattaatgataataacaataataataataataataataataataataataataataataataataataataataagagtattagtaataactacctcaaaggagtagtcataaaaatgcccaagtccgggtttgaacatgATAACATCCTTAAACCAATGCTCTGTTTATTCTTTTCTGATTTACTTTGTGAATTAATGGGTTATAACCCATCGTAAATTCATCACCAATAATCAACTATTCATCATTATTTTCTAAATTTCCAGTTTCCATCACCAAGTTATCATACATCATACGATCCCTAACCCCTATCATAATtcgttatcttttattaacttcatCATGATTATTAGCTAAATCataaattcataatcataatcattttcatTACTCGATCATAATCATCATGCCATGGTATTAATCATAATACATGTAACACACTTAACATCATCATATCTTCATCCTTTCACCCGGCAATCATGGAACTTATATCATCGTCATCTAAAATCATTTCATCGATTTTTATCCCTCTTATCATACCATCGTCATTAGCATTAGCCCAACCGAAAACAGCACTGGATCTCGGCCCATTAAATTATCTAAGCCTAATTAATAAACTAAGTTTACGGCCCAAGGTACAAGCCCATTTGTATGTTTAATTAAGTCCACAAGGTAACCCAATATCATAGAGCAACAACGAGGGTTCGGTTCACAGGAGCCGTTTGTGAATTGCAGGAAAATCAACAAGTTTACGAGCAGGAGAAATTATCATGTGCTAATCTTCATTTGCTAACATAATTCATCATCATTGTACAATCTTTATCATTATCGAAATCATCGGGTAATTTATCAAAACATAAAATCCTCAATCATTAACCATGTATGATTAGAAGGGGTCCCATGACTCATGATGTTATGCATTAAATCAGTGACCTATGAGAAAGGTTATGGCCACGTTTTTATCATATAATATTAGGACTTAAAAATAGTGGTATTGCATATCGACAACAAGTAGTGCTGTGTTTTGTTGAGTTCGGCCCACCATAGGAAAAGTAATGTAATCACATGAGGGCCTGCTATATTAACCGAATAAAGAATAAGAAAAGTATCCTAATCATCGCTCATCATGTTCATCAACAACTGAATCAATATCTAAACACTTTCTTCTTCTCCTTTTCAACAGAACCCAAAACAGAAAACATGCTGCAACtgtagcaattcgataaaaaaaaatTGAAGGTGCAGTAGCTTCTCTTCGAGTAGAAACAGACACGCATAGCAGCAGTTATTAGGGATTGAAGGTGGTTGTTTTGTGGGTTAATCGGGTTAAAGGAAGAAAAGTAATAAAGGTAATAGTTTAGTTTGAACATGGCGACAGTATGAGTGGCAAGTGTAGCAGCAGTGGTAGAGGAGACGAGCAAGAAATAGATAGATAGGAGCAATAGTATAACAGGCTGGTGATTCTTGATAGTATTGTCAATTGAGTAAGAAAACAGTAAGATCCAAGGTGGGGTGGCGATTGAGATGAGTTTCGATGGTGTGTGCGTTTTGTTTGATTTGAATCAAGCATGAAACAGGTAACGGTCTGTTGAGACAAGAAGTAGAAGAACAAATACATAATAACGAGTATAGCAGTAGCAATTAATAATGATGAAAGGTTTGATGGTGGAGTTGTGATCAAAGTGGTGAAGGTATTGATGAGTTTAAAACAAAAACAGATAGCGGGTGTAAAAAGTTACCATTGTTAATCATCATCGAGTCCTTTTCCTCATCGTTCGAACAGAAAACAAAACAGCAAGTAGTAGTAGTAGGCTGTCCAGGTATAATAGTAACAACAGAGGTTTTGGCACCAGTTTTAATGGATGGTTTCGATGATGGTGGGTTTAATTGATGATGATTATTGTGGTGGTTGATATAGGTTGTGTTGGTTCGTGAGATGATGATTTGCAGGAGAAGAGATGGGTGAGGTGTTTGAGGTTGAAGATGGTTGGCCGGAAGTGATGGTTCTCGGTGGTGTATGAAGATGGTGAAGCTAGAGTGGCTGGTGATTGACAACTGAAAAGCAAATATAGAGAATGATCAAGTCTGTGTAAGTGTATATACCTATGTTTATATAGAATGAGATAGATGGTAGATATTATGTTCAACAATGAATCACAAGGGAATAGTAACATaggattcttttcaaagtagttGTAGCAACAGAGGATTTACATTTTACGATTTGAAAGATTGATCCTCCAATAATAATTGATCAAGATGGTTTTGTATGGTTGATGGTGTCGACATGGTATCAGAAGTTGAACAGAATGATatataagaagaagaaaaaaaaatgaaactgaCAGTGATATAGAATTACGCGTAAAAATCTGTCTTTACAttctataattaatattaataattaatttatatatattaataataatattgttaatattattaaaaatctaataataagtgataaaaatataaaaaaaatgataatagtaataataattataaaagtaacaatagtaataatgtaacaaattacttgtatcaaattttatatctacatattataattttaatagtattaataatactgttattaatattaatgttaatgtttattttaacgaaaataataatgatattaatataacaactatattttaacttgtaagtaAATTTATTATATTGGTATtacgtattattaattatgtaatatttactgattatatatatatatatatatatatatatatatatatatatatatatatatatatatatatatatatatatatatatatatatatatatatatatatatatatatattatatttatataataacttatattgagtatttaatatttacattttatatatattacaacatacgtataatattacttatgtatagaaatcttatgtatatatatatatatatatatatatatatatatacacacacacacacacattcattttaattaattgttcgtgaatcgtcgggaacagttgaCAGTCAATTGAATATGTgaatcagttcaaaaattttgagactcaacattacaaactttgcttatcgtgtcgaaatcatttaaagattaagtttaaatttggtcgaaaattttcgggtcgtcacaaaataaGAATGTGGGCCGCCTTGGAAAGTCTGATGAGAAGTATTGATACGAATTGGCTTTTGTGTAGGGATTTCAACGAGGTTAGGGAGGAAGACGAAAGATTCAATAGTATTTTTATTTCCAGTCGTGCAAACAAATTCAACTCCTTCATCAAAGATAATGGTCTGGTAGAAATTCCCTTGGGAGGCAGGAAATTTACCATGGTATGTGACAACGGTTTTAAATTAAGCAAGCTTGACAGATTTATTGCATCCGAAAATTTTCTCAACCTATGGTGTGACCTTTCGGCCATCGTTCTAGACAGGAAattttcggatcattgtcctatcgTGTTAAGAGATAAAGTTATCGACTTTGGACCGAAACCCTTTAGATTTTTTGATGAATGGCTAAACGTTGATGAAGCGAATGAAATCATTAAGAAGGATTGGGGTGAAGAAGTCAATGGTAGTAGGAAAGACTGCGTTTTCAGAAACAAACTCAAAAATGTCAAAGCCGCACTAAAATCCTGGAATAAATTGACCTACTACAAATTAGATCAGGAAATCATAGATTTAAGATCAAAGGTGAACGAGTGGGAACTGTTAGCTGAGACAAGGTCATTAATAGATGATGAAAGGCAGCTATGGATGGAAACAAGAAAAAATTGGTTAGACAAAGAAAAAACAAAAGCTAAATTGTTACGTCAAAAAGCACAGGTCAAATGGATTCTAGAGGGGGACGAAAACTCGAGTTATTTTCACTCGGTTATTCGGCAAAGGTTCAACAAAAACAACATCAGGGGCTTAATAATAAATGGAGTTTGGAATGAAAACGCGCAAGATATAAAAGAAGCTATTCATGATCACTTCAGCCATTTATTTAATATCCAACCAATAAATCGGCCATCAATGAGTAATCTAAATTATCCGGTCATATCAGAGTCCCAGAAGGTAGAGTTGGAATTGCAGTTTACTGAAAGCGTCCTGAAGTCTTTGAAAGCGTTTGCGAGTGGGACCAGATGGCTTCAATATTCGATTATTCAAGAAACACTGGGATACCATTAAAAGCGACGTCATGAATGCAATACATTGGttttggaaaaatgatgaaattttaaAAGGGTGCAATGCTTCGTTTACCACCTTGATTTCGAAATCAAAAGATCCACTTGGTTTAAACGATTACCGCCCCATTAGTCTTATCGGGAGTTTAAACAAGATAATTTCGAAAGCCCTTTTAAATAGGCTCCGCAAGGTTACACCTAATGTTGTAGGAGTAGAACAAAGTGTGTTTTTAAAGGGTCGATATATTCTTGATGGGGTCCTCATCGCGAATGAAACCGTGGACTTCATTAAACGGGGACGTAAAAAAAGGATTAATAttcaaagttgattttgaaaaagccTTTGATTCACTTAATTGGGAATTTTTGATGGAGGTGATGAAAAGTATGGGGCTCGGGGAGAAATTGTGCAAGTCGATATTATCGTGTCTTAGCTCGGCTTCAATTTCTATTCTAGTAAACGGGTCCCCTACAAACGAATTCAAAATGGGGTGAGGTGTTAGGCAAGGGGATTCCCTGTTACCCTTCTTGTTCATCATCGCGGTTGAAGGCTTGAATATTCTTGCGAAAGTGGCGGTTGAAAAAAAGCTGTTTAAGGGCATTGAGGTGGGAAACGATAAAGTGATGATATCTCACCTCCAATATGCAGACGATACATGTAATACCCCGTCCCACATCGATTTGTGTAAGAAAGTTTGAGTCCCTTATAAGGTAATTTCCATCCTTACCAGACACAGTGCGTTTTGGGgctacaagcacagcagatcccacCAGAACTTTGCAGTTAAGCATACTcgagcgagagtagtactaggatgggtgacctcctgggaaatcctcgtgtggtcaccaagaaaaagccgtgcgcctacgggaaaagcggacaatattgtgatcatggtaaggtgggatgtt
This genomic interval carries:
- the LOC139901608 gene encoding uncharacterized protein, which encodes MWAALESLMRSIDTNWLLCRDFNEVREEDERFNSIFISSRANKFNSFIKDNGLVEIPLGGRKFTMVCDNGFKLSKLDRFIASENFLNLWCDLSAIVLDRKFSDHCPIVLRDKVIDFGPKPFRFFDEWLNVDEANEIIKKDWGEEVNGSRKDCVFRNKLKNVKAALKSWNKLTYYKLDQEIIDLRSKVNEWELLAETRSLIDDERQLWMETRKNWLDKEKTKAKLLRQKAQVKWILEGDENSSYFHSVIRQRFNKNNIRGLIINGVWNENAQDIKEAIHDHFSHLFNIQPINRPSMSNLNYPVISESQKVELELQFTESVLKSLKAFASGTRWLQYSIIQETLGYH